In one window of Mytilus trossulus isolate FHL-02 chromosome 7, PNRI_Mtr1.1.1.hap1, whole genome shotgun sequence DNA:
- the LOC134726484 gene encoding uncharacterized protein LOC134726484, giving the protein MPWLLIAIFNSRCVNTHNNFLTVDNTSKTSDASVTIATRYTRDGSKEIDTTLISDTSDTSGTVDSSDTTTVDISNVINTGDTSDANDTSDAGMIVGLIIGGLLLACVVIVTIVFIRRHIFKRRPREKIRNNLRENDYIGTQDIALPLTANESGCIQTDGKNTNTAYTVRWNTTVSDNSTLSDHRYSIVDQTPETTLNETKDGKGTTDSYMILDPSATGFNRTKLPNTYEFAKPVIDAENNIGDDDQYALSEEGVYDHSGNNRHKESEVNIYNHAVDTIYDCGSHKRKEEGREDTYDHFFGHKTEDDYDISTTT; this is encoded by the exons ATGCCTTGGTTACTAATTGCAATATTTAATAGCCGATGTGTTAATACGCACAATAATTTCCTTACAGTAGATAATACTAGTAAAACAAGCGATGCCAGTGTTACAATCGCTACCAGGTACACAAGAGATGGAAGTAAAGAAATTGACACAACTTTGATAAGTGATACAAGTGATACAAGTGGTACAGTTGATAGCAGTGATACCACTACAGTTGATATCAGTAATGTCATTAATACAGGTGATACCAGTGATGCCAATGATACCAGTGATGCAG GTATGATTGTAGGCTTAATTATTGGTGGTTTATTACTGGCTTGTGTTGTTATTGTgactattgtttttattagaag gcATATATTTAAGCGCAGACCcagagaaaaaataagaaacaatcTCAGAGAAAATGACTATATTGGAACTCAAGATATAGCTTTACCACTAACCGCTAATGAATCAGGTTGCATACAAACTGATGGCAAAAATACCAATACTGCATATACAGTGCGTTGGAACACAACTGTATCAGACAATTCAACTCTTAGTGATCATAGATATTCCATTGTTGATCAGACACCTGAAACAACATTAAATGAGACAAAAGACGGAAAAGGAACTACAGACAGTTATATGATATTAGATCCGTCTGCCACAGGTTTCAATAGAACAAAATTGCCTAACACTTATGAGTTTGCAAAGCCTGTTATTGATGCAGAAAACAACATTGGCGACGATGATCAATACGCTTTATCTGAGGAAGGAGTCTACGACCATTCCGGAAATAATCGTCACAAAGAATCAGAGGTTAACATTTATAACCATGCTGTTGATACTATTTACGACTGTGGAAGCcacaaaagaaaagaagaagGAAGGGAAGATACATATGATCATTTCTTTGGACATAAAACTGAAGATGATTATGATATATCAACAACGACATGA